In a single window of the Spirochaetaceae bacterium genome:
- a CDS encoding DUF262 domain-containing protein produces MNRSLTTQDISWFLDQYERNQLDLEPAYQRRSVWSPRDKKFFVDTILNNYPAPPVFLHKTMDENGRATYHVVDGKQRLQTIIEFTQDRVRVPDYFGDRNLQKKRWKDLARETRERFWNYELIVEMMPNVEEAQIRSTFDRINRNSRRLTPQELRHAKYEGWFIRFVEREAEKIEWKNTGVVTTARIKRMLDVQFISELCAVIIKGRIIGFDQDGLDDLYAEYEDVSELYGFIEDDFVTQLEVLKKSVAEMIDLRPSIADYIRPQGNFYSLWSYLFLERPISSPKRELVDRYDKFMRAVQRAKDAQDAKEDPNAVLSGDRAFRAAAIDYANNTRGASTDLTPRTKRHDALVAAMQQ; encoded by the coding sequence ATGAACCGCAGTTTGACTACCCAAGATATTAGCTGGTTCCTGGATCAGTACGAGAGGAATCAGCTTGACCTAGAGCCGGCCTATCAACGTCGTAGTGTTTGGTCACCGCGCGACAAGAAGTTTTTCGTTGATACAATCTTGAACAACTACCCAGCGCCGCCGGTGTTTTTGCACAAGACGATGGACGAAAACGGACGTGCGACTTACCATGTAGTCGATGGAAAGCAGCGGCTGCAGACGATTATCGAGTTTACACAGGACCGGGTAAGAGTACCCGACTACTTTGGTGATCGCAATCTACAGAAGAAGCGATGGAAGGATCTCGCACGAGAGACCCGCGAGAGATTCTGGAACTACGAGTTAATTGTGGAGATGATGCCGAATGTCGAGGAGGCGCAGATCCGAAGCACGTTCGACCGCATAAACCGCAATTCACGTCGATTGACTCCCCAGGAGTTGAGGCATGCGAAGTACGAAGGCTGGTTCATCAGATTTGTCGAGCGCGAGGCCGAGAAGATTGAGTGGAAGAATACAGGAGTAGTCACGACAGCGCGAATCAAGCGTATGCTTGACGTTCAGTTCATCTCGGAGTTGTGTGCTGTGATAATAAAGGGCCGTATTATAGGGTTCGATCAAGACGGGCTTGACGATCTGTATGCGGAGTATGAAGACGTCTCGGAGCTGTATGGATTCATTGAGGATGACTTCGTCACACAGCTGGAGGTCCTCAAGAAGAGTGTTGCAGAGATGATTGATTTGCGACCTAGTATAGCGGACTACATTAGACCTCAAGGTAACTTCTATTCATTGTGGAGCTATCTCTTCCTGGAGCGTCCGATCTCCTCTCCAAAAAGGGAATTGGTTGATCGATATGACAAGTTCATGAGAGCCGTGCAGAGGGCTAAAGATGCACAGGATGCTAAGGAGGATCCGAACGCCGTTCTTTCTGGAGATCGCGCCTTTCGGGCTGCCGCAATCGACTATGCGAACAATACGCGAGGGGCCAGTACGGATCTGACACCGCGAACAAAGCGTCACGACGCTTTGGTAGCCGCAATGCAACAATAG
- a CDS encoding BsuBI/PstI family type II restriction endonuclease has product MAQQVTGPGESNDLIRAITEDFASRFVPRSTLVFVGDTADKGTHFDSDRLAALDVPVDSQGKMPDVVLHNAERGWLILVDAVTSHGPIDHQRHAELTELFAEAQAGIVYVTAFPTRAAIARYLADIAWHTTVWVADEPSHLIHFNGGRLLTPYGTK; this is encoded by the coding sequence GTGGCGCAACAAGTGACAGGTCCCGGAGAATCCAACGACCTGATCCGCGCCATTACCGAAGACTTCGCATCTCGATTCGTCCCGCGCAGCACGCTTGTCTTCGTCGGAGACACCGCCGACAAGGGGACACACTTCGACAGCGACCGGCTCGCCGCATTGGATGTGCCGGTCGACTCTCAAGGAAAGATGCCGGATGTCGTGCTCCACAATGCGGAGCGAGGATGGCTGATACTGGTCGACGCGGTAACCAGCCACGGCCCCATCGACCACCAGCGCCATGCCGAGTTGACCGAGCTCTTCGCCGAAGCCCAGGCCGGCATCGTCTACGTGACAGCGTTCCCCACCCGCGCCGCGATCGCCCGGTATCTCGCAGACATCGCATGGCACACCACGGTGTGGGTAGCGGACGAACCGTCACATCTGATCCACTTCAATGGCGGCCGACTACTTACTCCTTATGGGACCAAGTAG
- a CDS encoding sulfatase-like hydrolase/transferase, whose amino-acid sequence MASARPNIVFILTDDQGPWAAGCYGNREMRTPNIDRIAATGLRFDNFFCASPVCSASRASFLTGQMPSRHGVHDWIRGGNYGPDAATYLEGQTAYTDLLAQAGWTCGISGKWHLGNSALPQHGFSHWFVHEKGGGEYKDAPMIRDGELFNAPGYVTNVITDDALEFIDRRAGDAAPFYLSVHYTAPHSPWTGHPQDIVDSYDDCPFDSCPQEKLHPWAHWLSRKCLGNREMLKGYFAAVTAMDLDVGRILDRLEHHGIRDDTLVVFTSDNGFSCGHHGFWGKGNGTLPLNMYENSIKVPFLASQPGRIPQGRATGRMCSAVDFMPTLLDYAGVDFPKVLHRGRPGRSFAGLLQGGDAPAHDHVVIYDEYGATRMIRTAEWKYVHRYPVATLPAAPNELYDLVNDPGERTNRIDDTGQQPRIEELRGLLEDWFIKQVSADKNGRSLPVSGGGQLRPVGRSWNDGSPAFESNHAPPSPWWRNK is encoded by the coding sequence ATGGCATCCGCACGTCCCAACATCGTCTTCATCCTCACCGACGACCAGGGCCCGTGGGCCGCCGGCTGCTACGGCAACCGGGAGATGCGCACGCCCAACATCGACCGCATCGCCGCCACCGGCCTGCGCTTCGACAACTTCTTCTGCGCCTCGCCGGTGTGCTCGGCGAGCCGGGCGTCGTTTCTCACCGGGCAGATGCCGTCCCGGCACGGCGTGCACGACTGGATCCGCGGCGGCAACTACGGCCCCGACGCGGCCACCTACCTGGAGGGTCAGACCGCCTACACCGACCTGCTGGCACAGGCGGGCTGGACCTGCGGCATCAGCGGCAAGTGGCACCTCGGCAACAGCGCCCTGCCGCAGCACGGCTTCAGCCACTGGTTCGTGCACGAGAAGGGCGGCGGCGAGTACAAAGACGCACCGATGATCCGCGACGGCGAGCTGTTCAACGCCCCCGGCTACGTTACCAACGTGATCACCGACGACGCCCTGGAGTTCATCGACCGCCGCGCCGGCGACGCAGCGCCGTTCTACCTGAGCGTGCACTACACCGCCCCGCACAGCCCGTGGACCGGCCATCCGCAGGACATCGTCGACAGCTACGACGACTGCCCGTTCGATTCTTGCCCGCAGGAAAAGCTGCATCCGTGGGCCCACTGGCTGTCCCGGAAGTGCCTCGGCAACCGCGAAATGCTCAAGGGCTACTTCGCCGCCGTCACCGCCATGGACCTGGACGTGGGTCGCATCCTCGACCGGCTGGAACACCATGGCATCCGCGACGACACGCTGGTGGTGTTCACCAGCGACAACGGCTTCAGTTGCGGCCACCACGGCTTCTGGGGCAAGGGCAACGGCACCTTGCCGCTCAACATGTACGAAAACTCGATCAAGGTACCGTTCCTGGCCAGCCAGCCGGGCCGCATCCCCCAGGGGCGCGCCACCGGCCGGATGTGCAGCGCAGTCGACTTCATGCCCACCCTGCTGGACTATGCCGGCGTCGACTTCCCCAAGGTCCTGCACCGCGGTCGCCCCGGGCGCTCCTTCGCCGGCCTCCTGCAAGGCGGTGACGCACCGGCGCACGACCACGTCGTGATCTACGACGAGTACGGCGCTACCCGGATGATCCGCACCGCCGAGTGGAAGTACGTGCACCGCTACCCCGTCGCAACGCTCCCGGCCGCCCCCAACGAGTTGTACGACCTGGTAAACGATCCCGGCGAGCGCACCAACCGCATCGACGACACCGGCCAGCAGCCGCGCATCGAAGAACTGCGCGGCCTGCTCGAAGACTGGTTCATCAAGCAGGTATCCGCGGACAAGAACGGCCGTTCTCTGCCGGTCAGCGGCGGCGGCCAGTTGCGCCCCGTCGGCCGCTCCTGGAACGACGGCTCCCCCGCCTTCGAGTCCAACCACGCCCCCCCAAGCCCCTGGTGGCGCAACAAGTGA
- a CDS encoding NIPSNAP family protein has product MIYDMRIYDLQPGAVPRYMDAVRDIALKIREDHGVKLAGWYYTDIGPLNRIVHIWAYRDYAHFQEARDAVRNDPRWTGEYVPAVRGLAVRQQDMMMQAADFFAGPE; this is encoded by the coding sequence ATGATCTACGACATGAGGATTTATGACCTGCAGCCGGGCGCGGTGCCGCGCTACATGGACGCGGTTCGCGACATCGCCCTGAAGATCCGGGAGGACCACGGTGTGAAGCTCGCCGGCTGGTACTACACCGACATCGGGCCGCTCAACCGGATCGTGCACATATGGGCGTACCGGGACTATGCCCACTTTCAGGAAGCACGTGATGCGGTGCGCAACGACCCGCGCTGGACCGGCGAATACGTGCCGGCGGTGAGGGGACTGGCGGTCCGGCAGCAGGACATGATGATGCAGGCCGCCGACTTCTTCGCCGGCCCGGAGTAA
- a CDS encoding LytTR family DNA-binding domain-containing protein — MGDPAHLPEGANVSDLTETGGTSDPAEDPSDSASGETRRLRLPPEIGRDMVYAHVSGHYVEVVTTSGKAVVYMRLADVVGALDGQGMQTHRSYWAAYRHIVRMHSDGHRTLLHLTGGHRVPVGRSFRDSVRACLKRRPPPQA; from the coding sequence GTGGGCGATCCGGCTCATCTCCCCGAGGGCGCGAACGTATCGGACCTCACCGAAACCGGCGGCACGTCGGACCCGGCGGAGGATCCGAGTGACAGCGCGTCGGGCGAGACTCGCCGGCTCCGTCTACCGCCGGAGATCGGACGGGATATGGTGTACGCGCATGTCTCCGGGCACTACGTGGAGGTCGTGACCACTTCAGGAAAGGCAGTGGTGTACATGCGGCTGGCGGACGTGGTCGGAGCGCTGGACGGTCAAGGAATGCAGACGCACCGATCGTACTGGGCGGCATACCGGCACATCGTTCGGATGCACAGCGATGGCCACCGCACCCTGCTCCATCTCACCGGCGGCCACCGGGTGCCGGTAGGCCGCTCGTTTCGCGACTCCGTGCGCGCCTGCCTGAAGCGGCGCCCTCCACCGCAGGCATAG
- a CDS encoding ADP-ribosylglycohydrolase family protein has protein sequence MQLPVNGGAAGVLDRAKGALIGLALGDALGTTLEFERRDTQPEVTDIVGGGPFGLAAGEWTDDTSMALCLADSLLAAGGLDVHDLIERFCRWHEHGYNSATGECFDIGGATAAALSSFRATGEPLSGSTDPHSAGNGSLMRLSPVAIRWWRDPARAVEAARLQSRTTHGTPQAVEACALFAELLVEAIGGAPKETVLRTRDWRGDAAIAAVAAGSWRAKERDAISSSGYVLHTQEAALWCVGRSESIEEALILAANLAGDADTVAAVTGQLAGALWGMSGAPAAWLDKLAWRDRIESLAAALFKAAESETERGTAER, from the coding sequence ATGCAATTGCCGGTCAATGGCGGTGCGGCGGGCGTCCTGGACCGCGCCAAGGGGGCGCTGATCGGGCTCGCACTCGGGGACGCGCTCGGTACTACGCTGGAATTCGAGCGGCGCGACACGCAGCCTGAGGTTACCGACATCGTGGGAGGCGGGCCGTTCGGCCTCGCAGCCGGCGAGTGGACCGACGACACCAGCATGGCGCTGTGCCTGGCCGACTCGCTGCTCGCGGCGGGCGGGCTGGACGTGCATGACCTGATCGAGCGCTTCTGCCGGTGGCACGAGCACGGCTATAACTCGGCCACCGGCGAGTGCTTCGACATCGGCGGCGCCACGGCCGCGGCGCTCAGCTCCTTCCGGGCCACCGGCGAGCCGCTGAGCGGCAGTACCGATCCGCACAGCGCCGGCAACGGCTCGCTGATGCGCCTGTCGCCGGTGGCGATCCGCTGGTGGCGCGACCCGGCACGGGCGGTCGAGGCCGCACGCCTGCAGAGCCGCACCACGCACGGCACGCCTCAGGCGGTGGAGGCGTGCGCGCTGTTCGCCGAACTGCTGGTCGAGGCGATCGGCGGGGCGCCGAAGGAGACCGTGTTGCGTACCCGGGACTGGCGCGGCGATGCGGCGATTGCCGCGGTGGCGGCGGGATCGTGGCGCGCCAAGGAGCGCGACGCCATCTCGTCGTCGGGGTACGTCCTGCACACGCAGGAGGCGGCGCTGTGGTGCGTGGGCCGATCCGAGTCGATCGAGGAGGCCCTGATTCTGGCCGCCAATCTCGCCGGCGACGCCGATACCGTGGCCGCCGTAACCGGCCAGCTCGCCGGCGCGTTGTGGGGGATGTCCGGCGCACCCGCCGCGTGGCTCGACAAGCTCGCTTGGCGCGACCGGATCGAATCGCTTGCCGCCGCGCTGTTCAAGGCCGCCGAATCGGAAACGGAACGGGGGACCGCCGAGAGATGA
- a CDS encoding type II toxin-antitoxin system HicB family antitoxin, producing the protein MSTQKFTIEIEQEQDQRWIAEVVELPGVMTYGSSPDDAKAKVQALALRVLADRLEHGESVPELLHISFEAA; encoded by the coding sequence ATGAGTACCCAGAAGTTCACCATCGAAATAGAGCAGGAACAGGACCAACGCTGGATTGCCGAAGTTGTCGAGTTGCCGGGGGTGATGACCTACGGCAGCTCTCCAGATGACGCCAAGGCGAAGGTGCAAGCGCTTGCTCTCCGAGTCCTGGCCGACCGTCTGGAGCACGGTGAATCCGTTCCGGAGCTTCTCCACATCTCATTCGAAGCGGCGTGA
- a CDS encoding type II toxin-antitoxin system HicA family toxin: MKRWSSTRARQVLAALVSIGWTVKRQSGSHRTLARPGWSNYVFAFHDNEEIGPRMLARIARRTGLTPEDL, from the coding sequence GTGAAGCGGTGGTCGAGCACACGTGCGCGGCAAGTTCTCGCGGCTCTGGTCAGCATCGGCTGGACCGTTAAGCGTCAATCAGGTTCCCATCGTACGCTCGCGAGACCGGGCTGGTCCAACTACGTGTTCGCGTTTCATGACAACGAGGAAATCGGACCGAGGATGCTAGCACGCATTGCGCGTCGGACTGGACTGACGCCGGAGGACCTGTGA